The Dreissena polymorpha isolate Duluth1 chromosome 10, UMN_Dpol_1.0, whole genome shotgun sequence genome includes a region encoding these proteins:
- the LOC127847888 gene encoding uncharacterized protein LOC127847888, which produces MIKELKNQNVWILQEDLQGSFGYVYISKKEVQGFNIRVVLKEIDIGQKQSHKTQKLGSVTNEKLASRLMHFGIVPLLAFHDDHKNGKYYFVSPFLVNGDLFDVIQFDTYNIRNKMQFKLDWKKRVKIMYQIASALDYMHAGNKFRGTILHMDIKSKNIVLDSKFNARLIDFGLSRELKEGDESLAVTALPLGTKGYYPTMQHNMLTKQHDYHNFGVVILELITGLEACTTDQGLELRKWNLRRIKDRQQVPRYRVILC; this is translated from the exons ATGATAAAGGAGTTGAAAAATCAAAATGTGTGGATCCTGCAAGAGGACCTACAAGGATCTTTTGGCTATGTctatattt CCAAAAAAGAAGTTCAAGGCTTCAACATTAGAGTTGTTCTTAAAGAAATAGACATTGGCCAAAAACAATCCCATAAGACACAAAAGTTGGGATCAGTTACAAAC GAAAAGCTTGCATCACGATTAATGCATTTTGGAATTGTGCCTCTACTGGCATTTCACGACGATCATAAAAATGG gaAATACTACTTTGTATCACCCTTTCTCGTGAACGGTGACCTGTTTGATGTAATACAATTTGATACATACAATATAAGGAACAAAATGCAATTCAAACTGGATTGGAAAAAGCGGGTGAAAATTATGTACCAGATTGCGTCCGCGTTGGACTACATGCACGCTGGCAATAAATTTag GGGTACAATATTACACATGGATATTAAATCAAAGAACATCGTATTAGACTCTAAGTTCAATGCGCGATTAATCGACTTTGGGCTTTCTCGAGAATTGAAAGAAGGCGATGAAAGTTTGGCCGTTACGGCATTACCTTTGGGAACAAAAGGATACTACCCCACCATGCAGCATAACATGCTCACCAAACAGCACGATTACCACAATTTCGGAGTAG TGATACTCGAATTAATTACGGGATTGGAAGCGTGTACCACAGATCAAGGATTAGAATTGCGAAAATGGAATCTTCGGCGCATCAAGGATCGTCAACAGGTACCTAGATATAGAGTGATATTATGTTAG
- the LOC127848810 gene encoding uncharacterized protein LOC127848810, with amino-acid sequence MRNSYINPIVCHTCGNTIKPFINENWGAILVSGYDKTDEQGGEEGANVFHEDIVKFKDVITSKVLPAMCLSEENVIIVPGDDANSRQTIDNQIDEAFTVLEQKDIRTLLFVYSGHNNMERGFQIDKNKYYPISTLRTRLNTLKQSVGKLEKVIAIVDCCEPQLLDLDKSIKVIQLNATGQTEEAEATRGQGSQFLSYIIQAFTASANGGKCKHPGCACIEHLKPGFITVEDLWNYVDEHRKNGNMFGNGPSKNMQGIDWKNTIIAYNYDFEVQFKFTIDWPGNSIKVPVCVSPNMATSFFALKEILADEVIKHVYGFNTNDCGIKSELADILSIEIDTGPKLYNVEEIDNEKKLLLAWNSKRTLRCTPRRLHNIDTAKAVGLFLKDSTKVHTKHLECNIQQPFSLHDLEMFIDMLEHMETNSLDESFKEYTDALDIIIHRNKETQLQDNDLQVSFFDLPDNYTFVYMKFVPKLQVSSMQN; translated from the exons ATGAGAAATTCATACATCAATCCCATAGTATGTCACACGTGTGGAAACACAATCAAGCCATTTATTA ATGAGAACTGGGGTGCCATTCTAGTATCTGGCTATGACAAGACGGATGAACAAGGTGGTGAGGAGGGAGCGAACGTTTTTCATGAAGACATTGTCAAATTTAAGGACGTCATCACATCAAAAGTCCTCCCAGCTATGTGTTTGAG TGAAGAAAATGTTATAATTGTTCCGGGAGATGATGCAAATTCCAGACAAACCATTGACAATCAAATTGATGAAGCATTCACTGTGCTTGAACAAAAGGATATTCGAACGTTGCTCTTTGTATACTCAGGTCATAATAATATGGAACGAGGTTTTCAAATTGACAAAAACAAGTATTATCCAATAAGTACACTAAGAACGAGGCTTAACACATTGAAGCAGTCAGTGGGCAAACTTGAAAAAGTGATTGCAATAGTTGACTGTTGTGAGCCGCAATTGTTGGATTTAGACAAGTCCATCAAAGTGATTCAGTTAAATGCCACTGGTCAGACAGAAGAAGCCGAAGCGACACGTGGTCAGGGGAGCCAATTTTTATCGTATATTATTCAGGCATTTACAGCGAGTGCGAATGGTGGAAAATGTAAGCATCCTGGGTGTGCATGCATTGAGCATTTAAAACCAGGTTTTATTACAGTCGAAGACCTGTGGAATTATGTCGACGAGCACCGGAAAAATGGCAATATGTTTGGAAATGGGCCATCGAAGAATATGCAAGGCATTGATTGGAAAAATACTATAATTGCATACAATTACGATTTTGAAGTGCAGTTTAAGTTCACAATTGACTGGCCCGGCAATTCAATTAAAGTACCAGTTTGTGTATCGCCAAACATGGCTACAAGTTTCTTTGCGTTAAAAGAAATATTAGCGGATGAAGTAATCA AACACGTGTACGGCTTCAATACAAACGACTGTGGTATAAAATCAGAACTGGCGGATATCTTAAGTATCGAAATTGATACAGGGCCTAAATTGTACAATGTTGAAGAGATAGACAACGAGAAAAAGCTGTTATTGGCATGGAATTCTAAGCGGACGCTACGATGCACTCCTCGCCGTTTGCACAACATCGATACTGCCAAAGCAGTGGGTCTGTTTTTGAAAGACAGCACGAAAGTTCATACTAAACATTTGGAATGTAACATCCAG CAACCGTTTTCTCTGCACGACCTTGAAATGTTTATAGATATGTTGGAACATATGGAAACCAATTCACTGGATGAAAGTTTCAAGGAATATACCGATGCTTTGGATATAATTATTCACCGCAACAAAGAGACACAG CTGCAAGACAATGATCTTCAAGTATCGTTTTTTGATCTACCGGACAATTACACCTTCGTCTACATGAAATTCGTACCGAAGCTTCAAGTTTCATCAATGCAAAATTGA